The nucleotide window TCTCCCGTATGGATCGATTACGGCAGAGATTCCCGTGTTAGACACTTGAATTACGTATCGCCGGTTTTCGATCGCCCTTGCTATGCTTTTTGAAAGATGTTGTTGGAGAGCCGTCGAGAAGTTGAACCAACCATCGTTAGTTGCTGTAACTAATACAGTTGCTCCGTTTTGAGTGAGTCTTCTGGCAACGTTGCTGTAAAGGGAGTCAAAACAGATTTGAGCGCCAATCCTATGTTCGTCGACGGAAAAAATTGTATATTTTTCGCCAGGATCAAAGTAGTCAAGAAATTTCAGGAAACTGAAAACACCGAAGACCCTGGGCCAGGGAAGAAATTCAACAAACGGAGTTAACTGAACTTTCGCGTAGAACTCCTCTGAGAAGCCCTCGCCGTCTACGAATCTTACCTGATTGAAGTTGTCGTCGTTATATGTTGGAAAGCCGACCAGGATCTTCAAATCCCTCTCTCTAGCGATCTCTTGCAATTGGTTTCCGGTAGAATTGCTTCTTATATCGCTCATGAAGGTCGCCTCAGGCATTACGACTAAAGACCCCTCAGGTATCTCTCGCAATGCTCTCGATACAATCCTGAGAGTCTCTTCAGGGGGCTGGTAATATTTCATCTGCATCGAAATGTTTGTCTGTAGAGCATAAATTGTGCTCTCATATTTGTTGGATGAATGAGGAATCGGGATGAAACTGCTCATTATGGAATTAGCAAGAGCAATCAACGCGACAGATACTATGATCAGCACGGCTCTATCTCTCGTTCTTTCTAGATACAGATGCGAGAGGTAGTGGTTGATGAAAACGATTACGAAGACCAATAATAGCGGTCCTCCCATAACGAATAGCTGAGAAATTCCCAGCTGATTACTGAGTAGCGCATCGGATAACCTTCCATTGGTAAATCCCAGCGGGCCGATCTCTCTCAAGTACTCAATAACCGTGAAGAATGAAGCAGCAAAGAGCCCGAGAAGAACAGGGTACCTGTCGAATAACCTCTGGTAAAGGCCATAAATGAAGCCAAACGCCAGGAATGGAACGGCAATCACCAGACCCATCAAAAAGTACACGACTACTCCGATGAAATTGGGGAATGAGTTCAATACCTCGGGAACGTTCACTGTGAGAACGGGCAGTTCCCAGTAGTGAGTGATAAGCAGATACACTAAGCCCCACACAAAGGCTCTTAAAGCGCCCTTTAGAGGTGTTACTTCCTTCATCGCTATGAAGAATGGAATCAATGCAACCCAGATCAGGTAACCCCAGAGCATCCCTGGCATTGCGAGCGCCGTAAGTACCGCCGAAAAGAGTATCAGGACCACTATTTATCACCCCGGATCTTGAGAATGCTGTTGATCGCTTCTGAAACACCGGAGTTATCATTATCTCGGGTGGTCACCAGCGCCGCGTGTCTCTTGACCTCGTCTGGTCCGTTTGCCATAACCACGGGAAGTTCTGCCTTTTTCAGTATTTCCAGATCATTGAAGTTGTCGCCGATGTAGGCAACACTACTCCAGTCGAGATTCAGGTAGTCGAGAACATGCTCAAGTCCGTTCTCCTTTCCAACACCCGGTCCAAAAAACTCGTAAAAGGCATGTCCCTCTAAGCTATCGTTTTTTACAACAGTTACGTTATCAAGATGCGAATTGGACTCATAGAGAAATTCCTTGATGATTCCCTCTTTGCCCTCAAGTGCGATCTCGGGAATCCCTTCATCTGAAATTCGTGACAGAGGATCATCTTCAAAGATCATTCTGTACTTGTTATGTTTATAGTATTCGCGATAGGGGGAATCGGAAGGGCCAACTGTGGAAATATCCGGCAGTGTGAAGAAATCATAGAAGACAAGGATGTTCAAAGATTTCTCTTTTGCTCTGGAATAGATCAATCTTGCACGGCTCGCTTCCAGGAGAGATTTCGAGATAATCTCAATCTCGTCTTCGTGGCCGAAAGTGACCAGTGCCCCATTCTGGTAGGAAACAGGAACATCTATTCCCAGCTGTTCAACATACTCGTGGCCTGAAACATAGCTTCGACCAGTCGATATTGAAACTGCCACACCCATATCAAGGGCCAGTCTTAACGCATCTTCATTTTCTCTAGATATCTTTTTCTCGCTATCCAGCAACGTGCCATCAAGATCAATCACTATTAGCCGAATCATGTTTCAACCTCCAGCAATCTATAACCTGAAATGTCTCGAGCCGGTTGTTCTTTGACTTCACCCATCTGGCCTGAATCGGAAAGGAAAACTCCGGGGCCAATCTTCCGTTCAAAACCCATTCCTTCGCTTCAGGGCTATTGTACAATCCGGGATTTGCCATTATCTTCAGAACGGCAGGTTCCTCCACCCATCTTACTTCATCAATCGAATCAATCTCTTCCAGAGATTTGGTGATTCTTGTTCTATTCTCTAGCGACGGAAGTGGACTGACATTGACTAATGCGATGTTTTTCGAGAGAGGGCCGATTATTTTGACGTTCGCCAGAAAATGATCGAAGTCCTCGAGCTCGTCCAGGAGGACTTCATTTGCGATCGCGACAGAATAGCCGTGGAATGAGGGATTTGCCATAATCTTCAACAAGTGTTTAAGCTTGCAGCCTTCCCTTACAGGTGCCTCTCCAATTCTCGGAA belongs to Mesotoga infera and includes:
- the lnt gene encoding apolipoprotein N-acyltransferase translates to MVLILFSAVLTALAMPGMLWGYLIWVALIPFFIAMKEVTPLKGALRAFVWGLVYLLITHYWELPVLTVNVPEVLNSFPNFIGVVVYFLMGLVIAVPFLAFGFIYGLYQRLFDRYPVLLGLFAASFFTVIEYLREIGPLGFTNGRLSDALLSNQLGISQLFVMGGPLLLVFVIVFINHYLSHLYLERTRDRAVLIIVSVALIALANSIMSSFIPIPHSSNKYESTIYALQTNISMQMKYYQPPEETLRIVSRALREIPEGSLVVMPEATFMSDIRSNSTGNQLQEIARERDLKILVGFPTYNDDNFNQVRFVDGEGFSEEFYAKVQLTPFVEFLPWPRVFGVFSFLKFLDYFDPGEKYTIFSVDEHRIGAQICFDSLYSNVARRLTQNGATVLVTATNDGWFNFSTALQQHLSKSIARAIENRRYVIQVSNTGISAVIDPYGRIVKRLPSSKELSAEYVIGEFEYLPRVTTTPYTKFGNWFFWFSLLLGIALIILGGVVL
- a CDS encoding Cof-type HAD-IIB family hydrolase; amino-acid sequence: MIRLIVIDLDGTLLDSEKKISRENEDALRLALDMGVAVSISTGRSYVSGHEYVEQLGIDVPVSYQNGALVTFGHEDEIEIISKSLLEASRARLIYSRAKEKSLNILVFYDFFTLPDISTVGPSDSPYREYYKHNKYRMIFEDDPLSRISDEGIPEIALEGKEGIIKEFLYESNSHLDNVTVVKNDSLEGHAFYEFFGPGVGKENGLEHVLDYLNLDWSSVAYIGDNFNDLEILKKAELPVVMANGPDEVKRHAALVTTRDNDNSGVSEAINSILKIRGDK
- a CDS encoding ExsB family protein, with product MSEQIERLIDRTIDEIRELTENGRLTVAFSGGLDSTLVAFLASKALGTDKVKLVNVCFGPYSYSKGLEIVASLADKLGLRLEFTPGYEAQERVWRTGPSCNRCTRLAKLPAVRGGVIGLIATGANQSDSWGKTGIVIKDGFYAPLREWTKDQINLALTNSGIDVPRIGEAPVREGCKLKHLLKIMANPSFHGYSVAIANEVLLDELEDFDHFLANVKIIGPLSKNIALVNVSPLPSLENRTRITKSLEEIDSIDEVRWVEEPAVLKIMANPGLYNSPEAKEWVLNGRLAPEFSFPIQARWVKSKNNRLETFQVIDCWRLKHDSANSD